A genomic segment from Acipenser ruthenus chromosome 5, fAciRut3.2 maternal haplotype, whole genome shotgun sequence encodes:
- the LOC117402447 gene encoding terminal nucleotidyltransferase 5A-like, which yields MADDEQASVSTSGKSLGTESSNLNVLNWEQVQRLDKILTETIPIHGRGNFPTLEMKPRDIVKVVRSRLEEHKINVRGVRLNGSAASHVLHEDSGLGYKDLDLIFCADLKGEAEFRTVKDIVLDCLLDFLPDGVNKQRITPLTLKEAYVQKMVKVCNDSDRWSLISLSNNSGKNVELKFMDSLKRQFEFSVDSFQIKLDSLLLFYECSENPMTETFHPTIIGESVYGDFQAAFDHLCNKIISTRNPEEIRGGGLLKYCNLLVRGFRAVSEPEIKSLQRYMCSRFFIDFSDICEQQRKLEAYLQNHFVGLEDRKYDYLMTLHGVVDESTVCLMGHERRQTLNLITMLAISVLAEQNIIPNVANVTCYYQPAPYVADANFSNYYIAQVQPVFTCQKHTYSNWLPCK from the exons atGGCAGATGATGAACAAGCCAGCGTTAGTACTAGTGGTAAGAGTCTTGGTACGGAGAGCAGCAATTTAAACGTGTTGAACTGGGAGCAAGTGCAGCGCCTGGATAAGATATTGACCGAGACAATCCCCATTCACGGACGAGGAAATTTCCCTACTTTGGAAATGAAACCTCGGGACATAGTGAAAGTTGTGAGGAGCAGGCTggaagaacacaaaataaacgtTAGAGGTGTGAGGTTAAACGGGTCTGCAGCAAGCCACGTACTTCACGAAGACAGTGGCTTGGGGTACAAGGACCTGGATCTCATTTTCTGTGCAGACCTTAAAGGCGAAGCGGAATTTCGGACTGTCAAGGATATTGTTCTAGACTGTCTCTTGGATTTCTTGCCAGACGGGGTAAATAAGCAGAGAATTACACCTCTAACCCTAAAG GAAGCTTATGTGCAGAAAATGGTGAAAGTCTGCAATGATTCAGACCGGTGGAGCCTCATATCATTGTCCAACAACAGTGGCAAAAATGTGGAGCTGAAGTTTATGGATTCCCTAAAACGCCAATTTGAATTCAGCGTAGACTCTTTCCAAATCAAACTCGACTCTTTACTGCTTTTTTACGAATGCTCTGAAAACCCCATGACGGAAACCTTTCACCCCACCATCATCGGCGAGAGCGTCTACGGAGACTTCCAGGCAGCCTTTGACCACCTGTGTAACAAAATCATTTCCACCAGGAACCCAGAAGAGATCCGGGGAGGTGGGCTTCTCAAGTACTGCAACCTGCTGGTCAGGGGCTTCAGGGCAGTTTCAGAGCCTGAAATCAAGTCTCTCCAGCGGTACATGTGCTCCAGGTTCTTCATTGACTTCTCAGATATCTGCGAACAGCAGCGAAAGCTGGAAGCTTACCTACAGAACCACTTTGTGGGACTGGAGGACCGCAAGTATGACTATTTAATGACGCTTCACGGGGTTGTGGATGAGAGTACAGTGTGCTTAATGGGGCACGAGAGGAGACAGACCCTCAACCTTATTACCATGCTAGCCATCAGCGTCCTGGCAGAGCAGAACATCATCCCAAATGTGGCAAATGTAACCTGCTATTACCAGCCGGCCCCATATGTGGCAGATGCCAATTTCAGTAATTACTACATTGCCCAAGTTCAGCCTGTGTTCACCTGCCAGAAACACACTTACTCTAACTGGTTGCCCTGCAAGTGA